One region of Chitinivibrionales bacterium genomic DNA includes:
- a CDS encoding IS91 family transposase, which produces MNTTLSQEFEVAGIFRSSFGAYLARFGTQPKHHYDVANAIVRCRTEELGGHIYRCDDCRHELTLYNSCRNRHCPKCQAMARAAWVQQRIDELLPVPYFHVVFTVPQQLNYYALRNKRLFYDIMFKSVSQTLSELAHDPRRLGGQIGFICVLHTWGRNLMDHPHIHCIVPAGALCDGDTRWQSCSKDFLFPVAVMRKLYRGKMLAFFKEAIKQGKLSCLRTVSEGMPPVEVMIKQLYKQDWVVYVKKPFASPIEVIKYLGRYTHRVAISNHRIKDISQNSVSFSYKDYADNNRMKIMELSHVEFIRRFMLHILPEGFMRIRHYGFLGNSTKNKKLPIIRKLISPDTQKSGFMQALDFDFVAEKHVKKCPQCGSTILQCIAKLDPEFVYSAKVVSL; this is translated from the coding sequence ATGAACACCACCTTATCACAGGAATTTGAAGTAGCTGGTATCTTTAGAAGCAGTTTTGGTGCGTACCTTGCACGTTTCGGGACCCAACCCAAACACCATTATGACGTCGCCAACGCAATCGTGCGCTGTCGCACGGAAGAACTGGGCGGGCATATTTACCGGTGCGACGATTGCAGGCATGAGTTAACGCTATATAACTCATGTCGCAATCGACATTGCCCGAAATGCCAGGCCATGGCCCGTGCCGCATGGGTCCAGCAGCGTATTGATGAACTGCTGCCGGTACCGTACTTTCATGTTGTTTTTACCGTTCCACAGCAGCTTAATTATTATGCCCTGCGTAATAAGCGATTATTCTATGATATTATGTTCAAATCCGTTTCGCAGACACTGAGTGAGCTTGCACATGATCCCCGGCGGCTTGGAGGACAGATCGGTTTTATTTGCGTATTACATACGTGGGGCCGGAATCTCATGGATCATCCTCATATTCATTGTATTGTACCCGCAGGCGCATTGTGCGACGGCGATACCAGATGGCAGTCATGCAGTAAAGACTTTTTATTTCCTGTTGCGGTCATGCGTAAGCTTTACCGCGGCAAAATGCTTGCATTTTTCAAAGAGGCGATCAAACAAGGCAAGCTTTCGTGCCTGCGCACGGTATCCGAAGGTATGCCGCCGGTGGAGGTGATGATAAAGCAGTTGTATAAGCAGGATTGGGTCGTGTATGTTAAAAAGCCGTTTGCAAGCCCAATCGAGGTCATTAAATATCTCGGCAGGTACACCCACCGTGTTGCAATAAGTAATCACAGGATCAAAGATATTTCCCAAAACAGTGTCAGTTTTTCCTACAAGGATTACGCCGATAACAACCGTATGAAAATCATGGAGTTATCTCACGTTGAGTTTATCCGCCGCTTTATGTTGCATATTCTCCCTGAAGGCTTTATGCGTATCCGGCATTACGGTTTTCTGGGCAACAGCACGAAAAATAAAAAGTTGCCGATAATCCGGAAATTGATATCTCCTGATACGCAGAAATCGGGATTTATGCAAGCACTGGATTTTGATTTTGTAGCTGAGAAGCATGTTAAAAAATGTCCACAATGCGGCAGCACCATCTTACAGTGCATAGCAAAGCTCGACCCCGAATTTGTTTACTCAGCAAAGGTGGTCAGCCTCTGA
- a CDS encoding GNAT family N-acetyltransferase yields the protein MNSTIRNEMPGDYREVEELTRDAFWNLYVPGCSEHYLAHSMRNHPDFLAELDFVTVYDNRIVGNIMYTKSYVIDTQDDSHRMETISFGPVSVLPEFQKRGVGSSLIRHSLTVAQKSNYKAVIILGHPHNYCKHGFKSSKDFDASDSEGKYPYGMLALELEQGAFQGRTWKYYASDVYDVDNDAAEEFDKKFPPRKKEFRYTQEEFSIAVRAYLI from the coding sequence ATGAATAGTACAATCAGAAATGAAATGCCCGGCGACTACCGGGAGGTTGAGGAATTGACTCGTGATGCATTCTGGAATTTGTATGTTCCCGGCTGCAGTGAGCATTATCTGGCCCATAGTATGCGGAATCATCCGGACTTTCTTGCAGAACTGGATTTTGTTACGGTCTATGACAACAGAATTGTCGGGAACATCATGTATACAAAATCATATGTTATTGACACCCAGGACGATTCTCACAGGATGGAAACAATTTCTTTTGGGCCGGTAAGTGTGTTACCCGAATTCCAGAAACGGGGAGTGGGCTCATCATTAATCAGACATTCACTGACGGTTGCTCAGAAAAGTAATTACAAAGCGGTTATAATTCTGGGACATCCACACAACTACTGCAAACACGGGTTTAAAAGCTCGAAGGATTTTGACGCCAGCGATTCCGAAGGGAAATATCCCTACGGCATGCTGGCATTGGAGCTGGAGCAGGGTGCATTTCAAGGACGCACCTGGAAGTATTATGCCAGTGATGTCTATGATGTTGACAATGATGCAGCAGAGGAATTCGATAAGAAATTCCCACCCAGAAAGAAAGAGTTTCGATACACACAGGAAGAATTCTCAATTGCGGTCAGAGCGTATCTCATCTGA
- the rsgA gene encoding ribosome small subunit-dependent GTPase A, whose protein sequence is MQNMKTITCEQLGYDEWMQNAGAEYMHDDFIPARVTEVNKSNYRVSDGVHEMTAELSGKFMFDAADTADYPTVGDWVAIQALDNDTLAIIHSVLPRKTLLKRKEPGKRIGFQLIASNIDFGLVVQSAKHINFNLLDRYFVMLNESGIRPVVVFSKIDLLSPEELEAMNGPLSKLKSEYVLISTITENGIAELSNSLIPGKTYCLLGQSGVGKTSLLNRLLGTEMLRVSEVREKDGKGRHTTVRRQLIRIDSGSIFIDTPGMRELGNFEIADGIDQTFDEFALYAAKCRFSDCTHTHEQGCAVIEAVKSGTIEESRYRNYLKLKKESVFYEMSYREKRKKEKSFGRMVKNFKKLKRKI, encoded by the coding sequence ATGCAGAATATGAAGACGATCACCTGTGAACAACTCGGCTATGATGAATGGATGCAGAATGCTGGTGCAGAGTATATGCACGACGACTTTATTCCGGCGCGAGTCACTGAAGTCAATAAAAGTAACTATCGAGTGTCCGACGGCGTACATGAGATGACGGCGGAACTCTCGGGTAAATTCATGTTCGATGCAGCGGATACTGCCGACTATCCTACTGTTGGTGACTGGGTGGCAATCCAGGCGCTGGACAATGACACACTCGCCATTATCCATTCTGTCTTGCCGCGCAAAACGCTTCTAAAACGTAAAGAGCCCGGTAAACGAATCGGTTTCCAGCTTATTGCTTCCAATATTGATTTCGGTCTGGTTGTGCAATCTGCAAAGCATATCAATTTCAACTTGCTTGACAGGTATTTCGTTATGCTGAACGAAAGCGGCATTCGTCCTGTCGTCGTTTTCAGCAAAATCGACCTCCTCTCTCCTGAAGAATTGGAAGCAATGAACGGACCTCTATCGAAGCTGAAAAGTGAGTATGTACTTATCAGCACTATTACTGAAAACGGCATAGCAGAGCTGTCGAACAGCCTCATTCCGGGCAAAACATATTGCCTCCTGGGTCAATCGGGAGTCGGAAAAACCTCGCTGCTTAACAGATTGCTTGGCACCGAAATGCTCAGAGTCAGTGAAGTGCGGGAAAAGGACGGCAAGGGCAGGCATACCACAGTCAGACGTCAGCTTATCCGCATTGATTCCGGCAGCATTTTCATTGATACGCCAGGAATGAGGGAGCTTGGTAATTTCGAAATTGCCGACGGAATCGATCAGACATTTGATGAATTCGCTTTGTATGCTGCAAAATGTCGTTTCAGCGATTGTACACATACGCACGAACAAGGATGTGCTGTAATTGAAGCTGTCAAGAGTGGGACAATCGAAGAAAGCAGATACAGGAATTACCTGAAGCTGAAAAAAGAATCGGTATTCTATGAGATGTCATATCGGGAAAAGCGTAAAAAGGAGAAATCATTCGGTAGAATGGTCAAGAATTTCAAGAAGTTAAAGAGAAAGATTTAA
- a CDS encoding DUF814 domain-containing protein translates to MTKCLVMFSGGLDSVIAAHLLKEQGCDVAALHFVLPFESGVGKEHATIRSLADSIAIPLILVEEAEEFLPMIKNPRFGYGKHANPCLDCRIHRIRKAKEIMDREGSRFIATGEVVGQRPMSQRMECLNAIAKRSGLEGLLLRPLSAKLLAATIPEQKGWVDREKLLGIHGRGRKEQLAYAKKHGLAHLPPAGGCMLTQAATARRFTDLRDATPHFSLADFKLLAYGRHFRMSPQVKLVVGRNEKENEILTMLAQKEDCFITPDNIPGASALLKGPLSSDQIQTAAAITARFSKAKDKKTAHLIITQNGATRTIEVTPANEELYDKMRI, encoded by the coding sequence ATGACTAAATGTCTTGTAATGTTCTCCGGTGGTCTCGACAGTGTGATTGCCGCCCATCTTCTGAAAGAGCAGGGGTGTGATGTTGCTGCTTTGCATTTTGTGCTTCCCTTCGAATCGGGGGTTGGCAAAGAGCATGCGACGATCCGTTCGCTTGCCGATTCCATTGCGATACCTCTTATTCTTGTTGAGGAAGCCGAGGAGTTTCTTCCCATGATAAAGAATCCCCGGTTCGGCTACGGCAAGCATGCGAATCCCTGTCTGGATTGCCGGATACACCGGATCCGGAAAGCGAAGGAGATAATGGACCGTGAAGGTTCCCGGTTTATTGCCACTGGCGAGGTGGTGGGGCAGCGTCCTATGTCGCAGCGCATGGAGTGTCTCAATGCGATAGCCAAACGCTCGGGTCTTGAAGGTCTTTTGTTGCGGCCTCTGAGCGCGAAGCTGCTCGCGGCCACAATCCCCGAACAAAAGGGGTGGGTCGACCGGGAAAAACTGCTGGGTATTCACGGAAGAGGCCGCAAAGAGCAGCTCGCGTATGCAAAGAAGCATGGTCTTGCTCATCTCCCGCCCGCCGGGGGATGCATGCTCACCCAGGCCGCCACCGCGCGACGGTTCACCGACCTCCGGGACGCCACCCCTCATTTCTCCCTCGCCGATTTCAAGCTCCTTGCATACGGACGCCATTTCCGCATGTCGCCCCAGGTCAAGCTTGTTGTCGGAAGAAACGAGAAGGAAAATGAAATACTGACAATGCTCGCGCAGAAAGAGGATTGTTTCATCACACCCGATAATATCCCCGGAGCATCGGCACTCCTCAAAGGCCCCTTATCAAGCGATCAGATACAGACCGCCGCTGCAATCACCGCCCGCTTCTCAAAAGCCAAAGACAAAAAAACCGCCCATCTGATAATCACCCAAAACGGCGCCACCCGCACCATCGAAGTCACCCCCGCCAACGAGGAATTGTACGACAAGATGAGAATATAA
- the topA gene encoding type I DNA topoisomerase, with amino-acid sequence MAKNLVVVESPAKCRTISKYLGSEYAVRATMGHIIDLPEKELGVDINNNFKPKYTTSRGKRRILRLLRDDAAKCETIYLAPDPDREGEAIAWHVAQSIAKVNKNVKRVQFNEITKRAVTAAFENPDELDMNKVNAQQARRILDRIVGYQISPFLWRTVFRGLSAGRVQSVALRLICEREDEIKAFKQEEYWSIQALLNYADFKFSAKLQSIDGGKVVLPDEAAAKAIIERVKDKTFVVKNVHRTKKERKPYPPFITSTLQQEAARKLGFSAAKTMMMAQQLYEGLELGELGTTGLITYMRTDSTRIADEALADAKNVITTLFDENHLPSSPRVYGKSKNAQDAHEAIRPAQINPDFAPSQLKKYLSKDQYRLYELIWKRFLASQMANAVFDMTRVDIDADNCIFRARGSIMKFAGFLALYDETVEDKSDSNEGQNVTLPEIAEEARPSLEKLEDKQHFTQPPARYSEASLVRELEDKGIGRPSTYAQIIDTLKTRRYVNVENKRFIPTEVGFMVKKILVKEFPDIFEVGFTANMENSLDKIELGEANWVETLKNFYGPFQDELESAKTDIQRLKEETQEVTERTCPKCEKFQLVVKWSKNGKFLACQGFPACRYTEPIEKIATEQTTQLCDKCGAPMVILEIRNNRFLGCSRYPECKNTMSLTTGVECPMPECDGTLIERRTKRGKTFFGCSSYPKCTFATWDRPINKECESCGYPILVLRETKRKGTYHRCPKCKAEYQLEPQQAEAE; translated from the coding sequence ATGGCAAAAAACCTTGTAGTTGTTGAGTCACCGGCAAAATGCAGAACGATTTCAAAATATTTAGGATCGGAGTATGCCGTACGAGCTACGATGGGCCATATAATTGATTTGCCGGAAAAAGAACTCGGTGTTGATATCAATAATAATTTCAAGCCCAAATATACGACATCGCGGGGGAAACGGCGGATCCTTCGTCTGCTCCGGGATGATGCCGCCAAATGCGAAACCATCTATCTGGCGCCCGACCCCGACCGTGAAGGTGAGGCGATCGCCTGGCATGTCGCTCAGTCTATTGCCAAGGTGAATAAAAATGTCAAACGGGTCCAGTTCAACGAAATAACCAAGCGCGCGGTTACCGCCGCGTTCGAGAATCCCGATGAACTTGATATGAATAAGGTCAACGCGCAGCAGGCACGGCGGATTCTCGACAGAATCGTGGGATACCAGATCTCACCCTTTCTCTGGCGGACGGTGTTCCGGGGTTTGAGTGCCGGACGGGTCCAGTCGGTGGCCTTGCGGTTGATCTGCGAGCGTGAAGATGAGATCAAGGCTTTTAAGCAGGAAGAATACTGGTCGATCCAGGCCCTGCTCAACTATGCCGATTTCAAATTTTCGGCAAAGCTTCAATCGATTGACGGCGGCAAAGTGGTGCTTCCCGATGAAGCCGCGGCAAAGGCGATTATCGAGCGGGTAAAGGACAAGACCTTTGTTGTCAAAAATGTTCACCGGACCAAAAAGGAACGAAAGCCCTATCCGCCCTTTATCACCAGCACCTTGCAGCAGGAAGCTGCGCGGAAACTGGGATTTTCCGCTGCCAAAACCATGATGATGGCGCAGCAGCTCTATGAAGGTCTTGAGCTGGGAGAACTGGGAACAACCGGTCTGATTACCTATATGCGTACCGATTCGACTCGTATTGCCGATGAGGCGCTGGCCGATGCCAAAAATGTTATCACTACCCTTTTTGACGAAAACCATCTGCCTTCCTCACCGCGGGTGTACGGGAAAAGCAAGAATGCGCAGGATGCCCATGAGGCCATTCGCCCGGCGCAGATTAATCCCGATTTCGCTCCTTCGCAACTGAAAAAGTATCTGAGCAAAGACCAGTATCGTCTCTATGAACTCATCTGGAAACGGTTTTTAGCATCCCAGATGGCAAATGCGGTCTTTGACATGACCCGGGTTGATATCGATGCCGATAATTGTATCTTCCGGGCCAGGGGATCGATCATGAAATTCGCCGGTTTCCTTGCGCTCTATGATGAGACCGTTGAAGATAAGAGTGATAGTAATGAAGGCCAGAATGTTACACTCCCTGAGATTGCCGAAGAAGCCAGACCGTCGCTGGAAAAACTTGAAGACAAACAGCATTTTACCCAGCCGCCGGCCCGGTATTCGGAAGCATCCCTGGTGCGGGAACTCGAAGACAAGGGAATCGGGCGACCGAGTACCTATGCCCAGATTATCGATACCCTCAAAACGCGGCGGTATGTCAATGTAGAAAACAAGCGGTTTATTCCCACCGAGGTCGGGTTTATGGTCAAAAAAATTCTGGTTAAGGAATTTCCGGACATTTTCGAAGTCGGCTTTACGGCGAATATGGAAAATTCTCTGGATAAAATCGAGCTTGGCGAAGCCAATTGGGTCGAAACACTCAAAAATTTCTATGGTCCTTTCCAGGACGAACTTGAAAGTGCGAAAACGGATATCCAGCGGCTCAAGGAAGAGACTCAGGAAGTCACCGAGCGCACCTGCCCCAAATGTGAGAAATTTCAACTGGTCGTGAAATGGAGTAAAAACGGCAAGTTCCTCGCGTGTCAAGGTTTCCCCGCATGCCGGTATACCGAGCCGATCGAAAAGATCGCAACCGAGCAGACGACACAACTGTGTGATAAATGCGGCGCGCCCATGGTTATCCTCGAAATCCGCAACAACCGGTTTTTAGGATGTTCCCGATATCCCGAGTGCAAAAACACCATGTCGCTCACGACCGGGGTAGAATGTCCGATGCCTGAGTGTGATGGAACCCTGATCGAGCGCCGTACCAAGCGGGGCAAAACGTTTTTCGGATGCAGCAGCTATCCAAAGTGCACCTTTGCAACCTGGGACCGTCCAATTAATAAGGAATGCGAAAGCTGCGGGTATCCTATCCTCGTGCTCAGAGAGACGAAACGGAAGGGAACGTATCATCGCTGCCCCAAGTGTAAAGCTGAGTATCAGCTCGAACCGCAGCAGGCTGAGGCGGAATAA
- a CDS encoding methylenetetrahydrofolate--tRNA-(uracil(54)-C(5))-methyltransferase (FADH(2)-oxidizing) TrmFO, producing the protein MDNLLSTPVAVIGAGLAGSEAALVLASRGVPVTLYEMRPHTTTPAHRTDLPAELICSNSLKAKNLPVAHALLKEELRLLGSPLLDAAEQTAVPAGGALAVDRERFAHAVLQKLEQHSVTIVRQEIEAPSPGTPTIIAAGPLVSESLTGWLRERFSAAMLSFYDAIAPVVAADSIDMTKAFLAARREPDSSDYCNCPFTQEEYGRFYSALIEADTARKREFEEQRFFEACLPVEVIASRGEKSLAFGPLRPVGLIDPRTGKRPWAVCQLRKENSEGTSFGLVGFQTRLTIPEQKRVFRMIPGLENAEFLRFGSIHRNTYINAPTLLNPTLDFKDDPMLFCAGQLCGNEGYTESITTGHLAALFMIAKLTNRELPPPPRTTACGSLLYHITHCDKKDFTPVNVNYGILPDLPREGKKKIPKKEKRMTICKRALEDLKEWIVS; encoded by the coding sequence GTGGATAATTTACTTTCAACTCCTGTCGCGGTTATCGGAGCCGGTCTTGCCGGTTCCGAAGCTGCTTTGGTGCTGGCCTCCCGGGGTGTTCCGGTGACGCTCTATGAGATGCGTCCCCACACCACCACGCCGGCCCATCGGACAGACCTGCCGGCCGAATTGATCTGTTCCAATTCGCTTAAAGCAAAGAACCTTCCCGTAGCTCATGCGCTTCTGAAAGAAGAACTCCGGTTGCTCGGGAGTCCGCTTCTTGACGCTGCCGAACAGACCGCGGTGCCGGCCGGCGGCGCTCTGGCGGTGGACCGGGAGCGATTCGCCCACGCTGTGCTGCAAAAACTGGAGCAGCACTCCGTGACCATTGTTCGACAAGAAATCGAAGCACCCTCACCGGGCACTCCAACGATCATTGCCGCGGGTCCCCTGGTATCCGAATCTCTGACCGGCTGGCTTCGTGAAAGGTTCTCTGCAGCAATGCTTAGTTTCTACGATGCAATCGCGCCGGTGGTTGCCGCGGATTCCATCGATATGACCAAAGCCTTCCTTGCCGCCCGGCGGGAACCGGATTCCAGCGATTACTGCAATTGTCCCTTTACCCAAGAAGAATACGGGCGGTTTTACAGCGCGCTTATCGAAGCCGACACGGCCCGAAAGCGGGAGTTTGAAGAGCAGCGGTTTTTCGAAGCCTGCCTTCCCGTGGAAGTCATCGCTTCACGAGGAGAAAAATCCCTGGCCTTCGGCCCCCTGCGGCCTGTGGGGCTGATCGATCCCCGAACCGGAAAACGGCCCTGGGCGGTCTGCCAGCTCAGGAAAGAAAACAGCGAGGGCACCAGTTTCGGCCTGGTCGGCTTCCAGACCCGGCTGACTATCCCCGAACAGAAACGAGTGTTCAGGATGATCCCCGGGCTCGAGAATGCGGAATTCCTCCGTTTCGGCTCCATTCACCGCAATACCTATATCAATGCACCGACACTGCTCAATCCCACACTCGATTTTAAAGACGATCCCATGCTTTTCTGCGCAGGACAACTCTGCGGCAATGAAGGCTATACCGAAAGCATCACGACCGGTCATCTGGCCGCGCTGTTCATGATAGCAAAACTCACAAACAGGGAGTTACCACCGCCGCCTCGAACAACCGCGTGCGGTTCATTGCTTTACCATATCACCCATTGCGACAAGAAAGATTTTACCCCCGTGAATGTCAATTACGGTATCCTTCCCGACCTGCCCCGGGAAGGGAAAAAGAAAATTCCTAAAAAAGAAAAACGGATGACAATCTGCAAACGGGCATTGGAAGATTTGAAAGAATGGATTGTTTCGTAG
- a CDS encoding protein TolR, translated as MRRRKLRRKKIVSELNITNLVDVTFAVLIIFMITAPMMTQGVQVDLPETESENVEVNEYIQVSINSRNEIFIDQERTNLLDFRKRFRRAFAGRTKVPVFLNADRKVPYGIVVRVISEIQNAGVVKLGFLTVPLEQTGG; from the coding sequence ATGAGACGAAGAAAACTGAGACGAAAGAAAATTGTCAGCGAACTGAATATCACCAATCTGGTTGATGTTACCTTTGCGGTGCTGATTATTTTTATGATCACCGCGCCCATGATGACCCAGGGGGTGCAGGTCGATCTCCCCGAAACCGAATCGGAAAACGTTGAAGTCAATGAATATATTCAGGTCTCGATTAATTCCCGCAATGAAATATTTATCGACCAGGAACGTACTAATTTACTTGATTTCCGCAAACGGTTTCGACGGGCATTTGCCGGAAGAACAAAAGTCCCGGTCTTTCTCAACGCAGACCGGAAGGTCCCCTACGGCATTGTTGTGCGGGTCATATCCGAAATCCAGAACGCAGGTGTGGTCAAACTCGGGTTCCTGACCGTTCCTTTAGAGCAAACAGGCGGCTGA
- a CDS encoding TonB family protein, with translation MTMNASYGAKRNANDSFVPVIIFSLSFHLVVFLIVPLLTKLFRRPPTFERPQTFQLVRPNIPQPPAPTPPKPVEKPKPKPQPKPQQVAKPTPKPKPVHKPKQPAPAKEKKPEPENTDELAELLQEVPVPAQLSSVSQSFKYHWYLNSVQQQIERQWKPPSEKDNASVTVTFTIFSNGTISNAKVADPSGSSVLDNLAIRAVSLAAPFGKLPPGFSGDKLNLNCTLRPVRR, from the coding sequence ATGACTATGAATGCTTCGTACGGAGCCAAACGGAATGCGAACGATTCTTTTGTTCCGGTAATTATCTTTTCTCTCTCATTCCACCTTGTTGTCTTTCTTATTGTGCCCCTTTTAACCAAACTTTTCAGGCGGCCCCCAACATTCGAACGTCCGCAGACCTTTCAGCTGGTGCGGCCAAATATTCCGCAACCGCCCGCTCCAACACCTCCAAAACCGGTCGAAAAGCCCAAACCCAAACCTCAGCCCAAACCGCAACAGGTAGCCAAACCCACACCAAAACCAAAACCGGTGCACAAGCCCAAACAACCCGCACCGGCAAAGGAAAAAAAACCCGAACCGGAGAACACCGATGAACTCGCTGAGCTTCTACAGGAGGTTCCTGTCCCGGCTCAATTGTCGTCGGTGAGTCAAAGCTTCAAATATCACTGGTATCTCAACAGCGTTCAACAGCAGATAGAACGGCAATGGAAACCGCCGTCCGAAAAGGATAACGCCTCGGTCACCGTGACATTTACCATTTTTAGTAACGGAACCATATCAAATGCTAAAGTCGCCGATCCCTCAGGCAGCTCGGTACTCGATAACCTGGCGATCCGGGCTGTCAGCCTGGCCGCACCCTTCGGCAAACTGCCCCCGGGATTTTCCGGAGACAAACTCAATCTGAATTGCACCCTTCGACCGGTAAGGAGATAA
- a CDS encoding Tol-Pal system beta propeller repeat protein TolB, which translates to MKKVITTVILIVGGISLCYGEMFNLEVYASKFDSIPIAVTKFSPKSGGTINKNQPWKVIADDLAFTGKFEVLKINEFDSARIAEKSIGVYIDGEYMVDGNNVTLDCHLRDVTTRELIFGRKYQGEKKFLRSMAHRYANELVDMLMGERGMFETKVVFVRDNGSKKNLFVMDYDGHGVRRITNLNTVNIFPCFLDSSTVLWISFLRGKPDIYKGSISSGNSDIFMYSRFVETSPAVSLIEGNVAYASSKKGNLDIYVCNTDKTNVRQLTFHRAIDTSPTWSPNGYHIAFTSDRSGSPQIYVMDRDGANARRLTFEGRYQDSPAWSPKGDKIAYASLQKGKFDIWTIEANGSNAVKVSSNAGNNEYPCWAPDGSHIAFVCTRGGKSDIHVVRPDGSDVKKITNTGDAKMPDWLQF; encoded by the coding sequence ATGAAAAAAGTAATCACCACAGTAATCCTGATAGTCGGCGGTATTTCGCTCTGTTATGGAGAAATGTTCAACCTCGAAGTCTATGCGAGCAAGTTTGACAGCATCCCCATTGCGGTTACTAAATTTTCTCCCAAGTCCGGTGGAACAATCAATAAAAACCAGCCGTGGAAAGTCATTGCCGACGACCTTGCGTTTACCGGAAAATTCGAAGTGCTCAAGATAAACGAATTCGACAGCGCACGGATTGCCGAAAAAAGCATCGGGGTGTATATCGATGGTGAATATATGGTTGATGGAAACAATGTCACGCTCGATTGCCATCTCAGAGATGTTACCACCCGGGAGCTTATTTTCGGAAGAAAATATCAGGGAGAGAAAAAATTCCTCCGTTCCATGGCCCACCGGTATGCAAATGAACTTGTCGATATGCTCATGGGTGAAAGAGGAATGTTCGAAACAAAAGTCGTGTTTGTCCGCGATAACGGCAGTAAGAAAAATCTGTTTGTCATGGACTACGACGGCCACGGGGTGCGTCGGATAACCAATCTCAATACAGTAAATATTTTTCCCTGCTTTCTGGATTCATCAACGGTACTGTGGATCTCCTTTCTGCGGGGGAAACCCGATATCTATAAAGGCTCGATCAGTTCGGGTAATTCCGATATTTTCATGTACAGCCGCTTTGTGGAAACATCACCTGCGGTTTCGCTTATTGAGGGCAACGTTGCCTATGCATCATCGAAAAAAGGAAATCTCGATATTTATGTCTGTAATACCGATAAAACCAATGTCCGTCAACTCACCTTTCATCGTGCAATCGATACATCACCCACCTGGTCTCCCAATGGCTATCATATCGCCTTTACCTCCGACCGTTCGGGAAGTCCTCAGATTTATGTGATGGACAGGGACGGCGCCAATGCCCGGCGGCTTACCTTTGAAGGCCGCTATCAGGATTCGCCGGCATGGTCGCCCAAGGGAGATAAAATCGCCTATGCATCACTGCAAAAAGGGAAATTCGATATCTGGACTATCGAGGCAAACGGTTCGAATGCCGTCAAGGTTAGCTCAAACGCCGGAAATAATGAGTACCCCTGCTGGGCACCCGATGGCTCCCATATCGCTTTTGTCTGCACCAGAGGCGGTAAAAGCGATATCCACGTGGTGCGGCCCGATGGCTCTGATGTGAAAAAAATTACCAATACCGGCGATGCGAAAATGCCGGACTGGCTTCAGTTTTAG
- a CDS encoding OmpA family protein → MKRSVIFSWILLMIVSLLVGSCKPKKTSTLPETKPEPKPDTSFIETKPVEIDTSDDAVFSEADLSAELEREVQEKLKPVYFEFNSFTLTPEAIDRLGIVASFLSEHPNLRVLIEGHCDERGSSEYNMGLGESRARVVKKYLLNYGMPSLQVEITSWGKEQPIMHNCVDEGCHSQNRRAEFKVLAK, encoded by the coding sequence ATGAAACGTTCTGTTATTTTTTCCTGGATACTCCTGATGATCGTGTCGTTGCTTGTAGGATCGTGTAAACCTAAAAAAACATCCACCCTCCCCGAAACCAAGCCGGAACCGAAACCCGACACCAGCTTTATTGAAACCAAACCGGTGGAGATCGATACTTCCGATGATGCTGTTTTTAGTGAAGCCGATTTGAGCGCCGAGCTCGAACGTGAAGTACAGGAAAAGCTTAAACCGGTCTATTTTGAATTCAACAGCTTTACGCTCACTCCCGAGGCAATCGACCGTCTGGGCATTGTGGCAAGCTTTTTGTCGGAGCACCCGAATTTACGGGTGCTTATTGAAGGCCACTGTGATGAGCGGGGTTCATCGGAGTATAACATGGGTCTGGGAGAAAGCCGTGCACGGGTGGTTAAAAAATATCTCCTCAATTACGGCATGCCCAGTCTGCAGGTGGAGATAACCTCCTGGGGAAAGGAACAGCCGATCATGCATAACTGTGTTGATGAAGGTTGTCATTCGCAAAACCGGCGGGCCGAATTCAAAGTACTTGCAAAATAG